One Phoenix dactylifera cultivar Barhee BC4 chromosome 8, palm_55x_up_171113_PBpolish2nd_filt_p, whole genome shotgun sequence genomic window carries:
- the LOC103710990 gene encoding aspartyl protease 25, whose protein sequence is MAFLFPPFLSVLLLLFSTSIAADIPIFHTKAPPPPASSSLFDSVLAAAHTDHARLAFLSQKTTSVPIASGQQLLQSNSYVLRAQLGSPGQLLLLVLDTGSDAAWVPCSPCSSCPSSNLFLSSNSTTYCSLSCSSSWCPMFQGQSCAASPSPCTYNSGYGGDSTFSATLSQDSLRLALDVIPNYTFGCVNAVTGSANSLPKQGLLGLGGGPMSLLSQAGSLYKGVFSYCLPSFKSYYFSGSLRLGPVGQPRSIRTTPLLHNPHRPSLYYVNLTGISVGRVLLAVPPGSFRFDPATGAGTVVDSGTVITRFVSPIYAALTDQFKRQVNAPGGYSALGAFDTCFSTDEVSRTPPVTLHFEGLDLVLPVENTLIHSSARPLACLAMAEAPGNVNSVVNVIASLQQQNTRVMIDLANGRVGFAREVCN, encoded by the coding sequence ATGGCTTTCCTCTTCCCCCCTTTCCTCtctgtcctcctcctccttttctctaCCTCCATAGCCGCTGACATTCCCATCTTCCACACCAAAGCTCCACCCcctcccgcctcctcctccctcttcgaCTCCGTCCTTGCCGCCGCCCACACCGACCACGCCCGCCTCGCCTTCCTCTCCCAGAAGACCACCTCTGTCCCCATTGCCTCCGGCCAGCAGCTCCTCCAGTCCAACTCCTACGTCCTCCGCGCCCAACTCGGCTCCCCCGgccagctcctcctcctcgtcctcgaCACCGGCTCCGACGCAGCCTGGGTCCCCTGCTCCCCTTGCTCCTCCTGCCCCTCCTCCaatctcttcctctcctccaacTCCACCACCTACTGCTCCCTCTCTTGCTCGTCCTCTTGGTGCCCCATGTTCCAAGGCCAAAGCTGCGCTGCCTCCCCATCCCCATGCACGTATAACTCCGGCTACGGTGGTGACTCCACCTTCAGTGCGACCCTTTCTCAAGACTCCCTCCGTCTAGCTCTCGACGTCATCCCCAATTATACCTTCGGCTGCGTCAACGCCGTTACCGGCAGTGCAAACAGCTTGCCTAAACAAGGCCTCTTGGGCCTGGGTGGTGGGCCCATGTCGTTGCTCTCCCAGGCCGGTTCGTTATATAAGGGGGTCTTCTCCTACTGTCTTCCAAGCTTCAAATCCTACTACTTTTCCGGTTCTCTCCGGCTCGGTCCGGTCGGGCAGCCAAGGAGCATCCGAACCACCCCGCTGCTCCACAACCCGCACCGGCCGTCCCTGTACTACGTGAACCTCACCGGGATCAGCGTGGGCCGGGTCCTTCTCGCGGTCCCGCCTGGCTCCTTCCGGTTCGACCCGGCCACGGGGGCCGGCACAGTGGTCGACTCGGGGACCGTCATAACTCGGTTCGTGTCGCCGATCTACGCGGCGCTGACGGACCAGTTCAAGAGGCAAGTCAACGCGCCGGGCGGGTACTCGGCGCTGGGCGCGTTCGATACGTGCTTCAGTACGGACGAGGTGTCGAGGACGCCGCCGGTGACGCTTCACTTCGAGGGGCTGGATCTGGTGCTCCCCGTGGAAAACACTTTGATACACAGCAGCGCCCGGCCGCTAGCGTGCCTCGCCATGGCGGAGGCGCCGGGGAATGTGAACTCGGTGGTGAACGTCATCGCCAGCCTCCAGCAGCAGAACACGAGGGTGATGATCGATTTGGCGAATGGGAGGGTGGGGTTTGCACGGGAGGTGTGCAACTGA